A single genomic interval of Chitinophaga sp. 180180018-3 harbors:
- a CDS encoding inositol monophosphatase family protein — protein MLKTTLLKATEASGKILQQYFNGPFEVSSKSTVNDLVTEVDKKSESAIIATIRETYPDHFILSEEVGEIKTSSSIKWIIDPIDGTVNYANGIPICCVSIGVEKDGEMILGAVYNPFMNELFLAEKGQGATLNGKPIQISSQANVNRSCLVTGFPYQWQDLPNNPLVVFERVITQGIPVRRLGSAAIDLCWVACGRFDGFYEHHLQPWDAAAGFLIVEEAGGKVTDFSGKRYSPYQKEVLATNGHIHGGLQALVNGK, from the coding sequence ATGCTAAAAACAACTTTACTCAAAGCTACTGAAGCCAGCGGAAAAATACTGCAACAATATTTCAACGGCCCTTTCGAGGTCAGCAGTAAAAGTACAGTAAACGACCTGGTGACGGAGGTGGATAAAAAATCCGAATCAGCTATTATTGCTACCATCCGGGAAACTTATCCAGATCACTTCATTCTGAGCGAGGAAGTAGGTGAGATAAAGACCAGCTCTTCAATAAAGTGGATCATCGACCCGATCGATGGTACCGTGAACTATGCCAATGGTATTCCGATCTGTTGTGTATCGATTGGGGTGGAGAAAGATGGAGAAATGATACTGGGTGCAGTATATAACCCATTTATGAACGAGCTTTTCCTGGCCGAAAAAGGACAGGGAGCTACGCTGAATGGCAAGCCCATACAGATTTCCAGCCAGGCAAACGTCAACCGTTCCTGTCTGGTGACCGGTTTTCCTTATCAATGGCAGGATCTCCCCAACAACCCTCTCGTGGTTTTCGAAAGGGTTATTACACAGGGCATTCCGGTACGCCGCCTGGGCTCTGCTGCCATAGACCTCTGCTGGGTAGCCTGTGGCCGGTTCGATGGTTTCTATGAGCACCATCTTCAACCCTGGGATGCCGCTGCCGGCTTCCTGATCGTTGAAGAAGCCGGTGGAAAAGTAACCGACTTTTCCGGCAAACGCTACTCTCCCTATCAAAAAGAAGTACTGGCAACGAACGGACATATCCACGGCGGATTACAAGCACTTGTTAACGGAAAATAA
- the thiL gene encoding thiamine-phosphate kinase, translating to MEQERTEIQDLGEFGLIDFLTRNIEIQNASTVLGVGDDAAVIDHFGKQTVISTDMLVEGIHFDLMYMPLKHLGYKSVVVNLSDIYAMNATPTQIIISIAFSNRFSVEALNEFYEGVYAACEKYGVDLVGGDTSNSQKGFIISITAIGEVAPNKFVKRSTAQKGDLLCVSGDLGAAYLGLTLLEREKKIFLESPDVKPDLEDQTYVIGRQLKPEARKDIIEFLQEQDIVPTSMMDVSDGLSSEILHIAKQSNLGVVLYEEKIPIAQESRELAMKFGLDPTACALSGGEDYELLFTMKQADHDKIVLNEQISVIGYMTDISEGAHILTKGGNKFKLVAQGWNAFQQ from the coding sequence ATGGAACAGGAAAGAACTGAAATACAGGACCTGGGGGAATTTGGTCTGATCGACTTCCTCACGAGGAACATTGAAATACAAAATGCAAGCACCGTACTGGGTGTGGGAGATGATGCCGCCGTGATAGATCACTTCGGCAAACAAACCGTGATCAGTACCGACATGCTGGTAGAAGGCATTCATTTCGATCTGATGTATATGCCGCTCAAACACCTGGGCTATAAATCGGTAGTGGTAAACCTTTCCGATATCTACGCCATGAATGCTACGCCTACGCAGATTATTATCAGCATTGCCTTCTCCAATCGTTTCTCTGTGGAAGCATTGAACGAATTTTACGAAGGGGTGTATGCCGCCTGTGAAAAATATGGCGTAGACCTCGTGGGAGGCGATACCAGCAATTCTCAGAAAGGATTTATCATCAGCATTACCGCTATCGGAGAAGTTGCGCCAAATAAATTCGTAAAACGGTCTACAGCGCAGAAAGGCGATCTGCTTTGCGTTTCAGGCGATCTGGGCGCTGCCTACCTGGGCCTTACCCTGTTGGAGCGGGAAAAAAAGATCTTCCTGGAAAGTCCGGATGTAAAGCCTGATCTCGAAGATCAGACCTATGTCATCGGGCGGCAGCTGAAACCGGAAGCCCGGAAAGATATCATCGAATTCCTGCAGGAACAGGACATTGTGCCTACTTCCATGATGGATGTCAGCGATGGCCTCAGCTCAGAAATACTGCATATTGCCAAACAAAGCAATCTGGGCGTAGTGCTCTACGAAGAGAAGATCCCCATTGCCCAGGAAAGCCGGGAACTTGCCATGAAGTTCGGTCTGGACCCCACCGCCTGTGCATTAAGCGGTGGAGAAGACTACGAGCTGCTCTTTACCATGAAACAAGCGGACCATGATAAAATAGTGCTGAATGAACAAATCAGCGTTATTGGCTACATGACCGACATCTCTGAAGGCGCGCATATCCTGACCAAGGGGGGAAATAAGTTTAAGCTGGTAGCGCAGGGCTGGAACGCGTTCCAGCAGTAA
- a CDS encoding glycosyltransferase family 39 protein — translation MGTLSQFFKKDQYKYLFLLSWLLLGLLQAGFSELWDDEAYYWVYSRHMDWGYFDHPPMIALLIKIGYSFFHNELGVRLLIVFVNTLTLWLTARLIAAKDNILFYLIIGAMGAMQIGGILAVPDVPLIFFAAVYFWAYRNFLNEQTWKNTLLLGIAMVLMFYSKYHGVLLVFFTVLSNINLLKVFKFYVACIITTLLFLPHIYWQYTHGFPSLQYHLVERNASSYDISYTLDYLGGQLLLFGPLVGWLILYYAFRCPVQNAFERALKFCITGVLVFFLLSTFKGRVEANWTVMLFTPTVILAHQAIVRKGWTKKWLLYTLPVSLLLVLVVRVYMVWDFMPGVEIRPEIHHNREWTSQVASVAQGKPVVFVNSYQRPSKYMFYTEQLSYGLNSRYSRRSQYNFWDTEIRLWGKPVMVVFDPGLGMPITDSLKTANGTWDYNIQPEYYSYSLVQLKPALKKIKAKRGEHINILLQPDNDYHQPVPINRANEPVLGYVFMNKDDALPAVKSTTTLEKAFLRRLINLEVVMPEQPGKYQLKFCVFSGDLPPTHNSPVIPVEITN, via the coding sequence ATGGGTACACTGTCACAATTCTTTAAAAAAGACCAGTATAAGTATCTCTTCCTGCTGTCATGGCTGCTATTGGGCCTGTTACAGGCCGGGTTCTCCGAATTATGGGACGATGAGGCTTACTATTGGGTGTACTCCCGGCATATGGATTGGGGTTATTTCGACCATCCGCCGATGATTGCCCTCCTGATAAAGATAGGTTACAGCTTTTTTCATAATGAGCTGGGGGTGCGTTTGCTGATAGTGTTCGTGAATACACTGACCCTCTGGCTTACAGCCAGGCTGATTGCCGCTAAAGATAATATTCTCTTTTACCTCATTATCGGCGCTATGGGCGCCATGCAAATAGGAGGTATACTGGCAGTGCCGGATGTTCCGCTGATATTCTTTGCAGCGGTCTATTTCTGGGCCTATCGGAATTTCCTGAATGAACAGACATGGAAAAACACCCTGTTGCTGGGGATCGCCATGGTGTTGATGTTCTATAGTAAATACCACGGGGTATTGCTGGTATTCTTTACCGTGTTGTCGAATATCAATCTGCTGAAAGTATTTAAGTTTTATGTGGCCTGTATCATTACTACACTCTTATTTCTGCCGCATATCTACTGGCAATATACACATGGTTTTCCTTCGCTGCAGTACCATCTTGTAGAGCGTAACGCTTCTTCCTATGATATCAGCTATACGCTCGATTACCTGGGAGGTCAGTTGCTGTTGTTCGGTCCACTCGTAGGCTGGCTGATATTGTATTATGCATTCCGCTGCCCGGTGCAGAATGCATTTGAACGCGCATTGAAGTTTTGTATAACAGGCGTGTTGGTATTTTTCCTCCTCAGTACTTTTAAAGGCAGGGTAGAAGCTAACTGGACGGTGATGTTGTTTACACCCACCGTGATCCTGGCCCATCAGGCTATTGTAAGAAAGGGATGGACGAAGAAATGGCTGCTTTATACGTTGCCGGTGAGCTTGTTGCTAGTGCTGGTTGTCAGAGTTTATATGGTCTGGGACTTTATGCCTGGTGTAGAGATACGGCCGGAAATTCATCACAACCGGGAATGGACTTCTCAGGTGGCATCCGTTGCCCAGGGAAAGCCGGTGGTGTTTGTGAATAGTTACCAGCGCCCCTCCAAATACATGTTCTATACAGAACAGCTGTCCTATGGACTTAACAGCCGGTATTCGCGGCGTAGCCAATATAACTTCTGGGATACAGAGATCCGCTTGTGGGGTAAACCCGTAATGGTAGTATTTGATCCCGGGCTGGGAATGCCCATCACCGATAGCCTGAAAACAGCCAATGGTACCTGGGATTATAACATACAGCCTGAATATTATTCTTATTCACTGGTACAGTTGAAACCCGCCCTGAAAAAGATCAAAGCCAAACGAGGTGAACATATCAATATCTTGTTGCAGCCTGATAACGACTATCATCAGCCTGTTCCGATTAACAGGGCGAATGAACCGGTGTTAGGGTATGTATTTATGAACAAAGATGATGCATTGCCCGCCGTGAAATCTACCACGACCCTGGAAAAAGCTTTCCTGAGGAGACTGATTAACCTGGAAGTGGTCATGCCTGAACAGCCCGGGAAATACCAGCTGAAATTCTGTGTATTCTCCGGAGATCTGCCACCAACGCATAATAGCCCGGTGATACCGGTAGAAATTACGAATTAG
- the nagA gene encoding N-acetylglucosamine-6-phosphate deacetylase, with protein sequence MSVAYLNARIFTGEEILEDHVLTTHQGKITSIQPAAGWKGTDQVIDLKGALLAPAFIDLQIYGGNGKVFSMYPSVDSLAATVAYSRAGGAAWIMPTVATIGPEIMLEAMKAIRAYWAKGGEGVLGLHLEGPFINPQKKGAHLEQYIHPPTQEDINWILENGRDVVKIITLAPECCDPELVRQLEAAGITIFAGHSNATYAQAYTSFDNGIHRATHLFNAMSPLESRAPGLVGAIYDHPHVCASVVADGIHVDFASIRISKKIMKERLFLITDAVEENKEGGYIYLKANSRYVSATGVLSGSMLTMVKAVRNCAEEVEIPLEEALRMASLYPARAIGREQSLGRIAVGYDAALVAISSDWITTVYS encoded by the coding sequence ATGTCTGTTGCCTATCTCAATGCCCGGATTTTCACCGGAGAAGAAATCCTGGAAGATCATGTACTGACTACTCATCAGGGGAAAATCACCAGCATTCAGCCTGCCGCCGGATGGAAAGGAACAGATCAGGTGATAGATCTGAAAGGGGCGCTGCTGGCACCAGCTTTTATAGACCTGCAGATATATGGAGGGAATGGGAAGGTTTTTTCTATGTATCCGTCTGTCGACTCGCTGGCAGCCACTGTCGCCTATAGCAGGGCTGGCGGTGCGGCGTGGATCATGCCCACTGTAGCTACCATAGGGCCGGAGATCATGCTGGAGGCTATGAAGGCGATAAGAGCCTATTGGGCAAAGGGCGGCGAGGGGGTACTTGGGCTGCACCTCGAAGGACCCTTTATTAACCCGCAAAAAAAAGGTGCTCATCTGGAGCAATATATACATCCTCCAACCCAGGAGGATATTAACTGGATACTGGAAAATGGCCGGGATGTGGTGAAGATAATCACACTGGCGCCTGAATGCTGTGATCCCGAACTGGTACGACAGCTGGAAGCCGCCGGCATCACTATATTTGCAGGTCATAGTAATGCTACTTACGCCCAGGCATATACGTCGTTCGACAATGGAATACACCGCGCTACCCACCTGTTTAATGCCATGTCGCCGCTGGAGAGCCGTGCCCCTGGCCTGGTAGGAGCTATTTACGATCATCCGCACGTTTGTGCCAGTGTTGTAGCGGACGGTATTCACGTGGATTTTGCGTCTATCAGAATCAGTAAAAAGATAATGAAAGAACGGCTTTTCCTGATTACCGATGCAGTGGAGGAAAATAAAGAGGGTGGCTATATCTACCTGAAAGCCAACAGTCGCTATGTCAGTGCTACAGGGGTATTGTCCGGCTCCATGCTGACGATGGTCAAAGCAGTACGCAATTGTGCGGAAGAAGTGGAAATTCCGCTGGAAGAGGCACTGCGTATGGCTTCACTGTATCCCGCCCGCGCAATTGGCCGTGAACAGTCGCTCGGACGTATAGCAGTAGGCTATGATGCCGCGCTGGTAGCCATTAGTTCAGACTGGATAACTACAGTGTACAGTTAA
- a CDS encoding VOC family protein — MLLQAVHHIAVICSDYSRSKTFYTDVLGLRVIREVYRSERGSWKLDLALGDQYIIELFSFPDPPPRVSRPEACGLRHLAFAVADIEVAATTLREKGVTTEPLRVDPHTQQRFTFFADPDGLPLELYEVDSHL, encoded by the coding sequence ATGTTATTGCAGGCAGTTCATCACATCGCTGTTATTTGTTCTGATTACTCCCGTAGTAAAACATTTTACACCGATGTGCTGGGCCTGCGTGTGATACGCGAGGTATACCGGTCGGAAAGGGGTTCCTGGAAACTGGACCTTGCCCTGGGTGATCAGTATATTATTGAGCTGTTTTCTTTTCCTGATCCACCGCCACGGGTAAGCAGGCCGGAAGCCTGCGGGCTCCGTCACCTGGCGTTTGCAGTAGCTGATATAGAAGTTGCGGCGACAACACTCCGTGAGAAAGGAGTGACCACGGAACCCTTGCGCGTTGACCCTCATACGCAGCAACGCTTTACCTTTTTCGCAGACCCCGATGGCCTGCCTCTGGAATTATACGAAGTAGATTCACACCTATAA
- a CDS encoding amidohydrolase, producing MSDLKVTLIQSQLHWEDKEANLRMFDEKINSIKERTEVVFLPEMFSTGFSMAPERLAETMDGSAVQWMKKKAAEKNIIITGSLIIEENGQYLNRLIWMLPNGTYGTYDKRHLFGYAGEHEHYQSGNKRLIAQVKGWKINLNVCYDMRFPVWARNTIQPDTNAPAYDVLVYVANWPERRKTAWTTLLQARAIENQAFAIGVNRVGNDGNNIYHSGETSLIDPMGEIIYRKSDEEDIFTYTLQRERLEEVRKNISFLKDADNFTILPNS from the coding sequence ATGTCAGATCTGAAAGTAACACTCATACAGTCCCAGTTGCATTGGGAAGACAAAGAGGCCAACCTGCGCATGTTTGATGAGAAAATCAACAGCATTAAGGAACGGACCGAAGTGGTTTTTTTACCGGAGATGTTCAGCACCGGCTTCAGCATGGCCCCCGAACGCCTTGCCGAAACGATGGATGGCTCAGCAGTGCAATGGATGAAGAAGAAAGCAGCGGAGAAGAATATCATTATCACCGGCAGCCTGATCATTGAAGAAAATGGCCAGTACCTGAACCGGCTGATCTGGATGCTGCCCAACGGCACCTACGGCACTTATGATAAGCGCCACCTGTTCGGATATGCAGGTGAACACGAACATTACCAGTCAGGAAACAAACGCCTCATTGCGCAGGTGAAAGGCTGGAAGATCAATCTGAATGTTTGTTACGATATGCGTTTCCCGGTGTGGGCCCGCAACACTATACAGCCCGACACCAATGCTCCTGCTTATGATGTACTGGTATATGTAGCCAACTGGCCGGAGCGTAGAAAAACTGCCTGGACAACATTGCTGCAGGCCCGCGCCATCGAGAATCAGGCGTTTGCTATTGGGGTGAACCGGGTAGGAAACGACGGCAACAATATCTATCATAGTGGCGAAACCAGCCTGATAGATCCTATGGGAGAGATCATTTACCGTAAGTCAGACGAGGAAGACATTTTTACGTATACCCTTCAACGTGAGCGCCTCGAGGAAGTGAGGAAGAACATTTCTTTCCTGAAAGACGCTGATAATTTTACCATCTTACCAAATAGTTAA
- a CDS encoding regulatory protein RecX, protein MQTAMLKLRQFCAYQERSHQETRYKCLELGLRGEEVEQAIAELIADNFLNEERFARAFAGGKFRIKQWGRKKILMELKQRQVSAWCIKKAMEEIEEDAYQAVLHKLAEKKYASLRGETGMKRKYKAMQYLLQRGFESELITGALEQIAKNEP, encoded by the coding sequence ATGCAAACAGCCATGCTGAAGCTCCGGCAGTTCTGCGCCTACCAGGAACGCAGTCACCAGGAAACCAGGTACAAATGTCTGGAACTGGGGTTGAGGGGAGAGGAAGTAGAGCAGGCCATTGCAGAGCTGATAGCAGATAACTTTCTTAATGAAGAACGCTTTGCAAGGGCTTTCGCCGGAGGAAAATTCCGCATCAAACAGTGGGGACGGAAAAAAATACTGATGGAGCTGAAACAGCGGCAGGTATCCGCCTGGTGTATAAAAAAAGCGATGGAGGAGATTGAGGAAGATGCCTACCAGGCAGTATTGCATAAGCTCGCCGAAAAGAAGTACGCGTCGCTCCGCGGGGAAACAGGGATGAAACGAAAGTATAAGGCCATGCAATACCTGTTGCAGCGCGGTTTTGAATCAGAGTTGATCACCGGTGCCCTTGAACAAATTGCAAAGAATGAGCCTTGA
- a CDS encoding UvrD-helicase domain-containing protein translates to MKANYLDELNERQREAVIHINGPLMIVAGAGSGKTKVLTTRIAHLMRNGVDAFNILSLTFTNKAAREMKERVEKILGGSEARNLYIGTFHSVFARLLRGEATKLGYPSDFTIYDTDDAKSVIKTIINELNLDDKHYKPSFVYNRISAAKNSLMGPEEYQLDHLVQQEDMRANRPLIGKIYDMYAKRTFKNGAMDFDDLLFKMYVLLKAFPDVLHKYQHKFKYIMIDEYQDTNPAQYEIIKLLGSVHENICVVGDDAQSIYSFRGATIENILQFEKDYDDVKVVKLEQNYRSTKSILNVANEVIAHNKGQIEKNLWTDNTDGDTIKLVRTMTDNEEGKFVADTIAEQKLRNHYENRDFVILYRTNAQSRSFEESLRRKAIPYRIFGGLSFYQRKEIKDFVAYLRIVMNTRDEESLKRIINYPVRGIGKTTIEKTVVLSNEHNITMWEVLERAREFGFKGGTLEAIEAFVIMIRSFQALLTTHNAYDVAVAVGKSTSIVKELFNDKTTEGLARYENVQELLNSIKEFTETPDEEGELLDKSMGSYLQQITLLTDADQGDKEDSDVVKLMTIHAAKGLEFPVVFTVGLEETLFPSGMSINTREELEEERRLFYVAITRAKARLWLTYANSRYRFGNLVQNEPSRFLEEMPEKYIDRSYAGGGSVRNAFGGGNAGWNSGNMFDRMQKKAPAQQPSQQTAQKPAPKPNFTGATSHVPSTNFVPDDPAGMEPGMQVEHQKFGFGTILSLEGAPNNRIATIAFPKGGGEKKIMLNYAKLMIVK, encoded by the coding sequence ATGAAGGCAAACTACTTAGACGAGCTTAACGAACGCCAGCGGGAAGCAGTAATACATATCAACGGCCCTTTGATGATTGTAGCCGGAGCCGGTTCGGGAAAAACAAAGGTACTTACCACCCGGATCGCCCACCTGATGCGCAACGGCGTAGACGCGTTTAATATTTTGTCACTCACCTTTACCAATAAGGCTGCCCGGGAAATGAAAGAACGTGTGGAGAAAATCCTGGGCGGAAGTGAGGCCCGGAACCTCTATATCGGTACTTTCCACTCCGTATTCGCCCGGTTGCTCAGAGGAGAAGCCACAAAACTCGGCTACCCCAGCGATTTTACCATTTATGATACAGACGACGCCAAAAGCGTGATCAAAACAATTATCAACGAACTGAATCTCGACGATAAACACTATAAACCCAGCTTCGTCTATAACCGTATCTCAGCTGCTAAAAACAGCCTGATGGGACCGGAAGAATATCAGCTGGATCATCTGGTACAACAGGAAGATATGAGGGCCAACAGGCCCCTGATCGGTAAGATCTACGACATGTACGCCAAACGCACGTTCAAGAACGGCGCTATGGACTTCGACGATCTTTTATTCAAAATGTATGTACTGCTGAAAGCCTTCCCGGATGTGTTGCACAAATATCAGCATAAGTTTAAATATATTATGATCGATGAGTACCAGGATACCAATCCTGCTCAGTATGAGATCATTAAATTGCTGGGTTCTGTGCATGAAAATATTTGTGTAGTGGGAGATGATGCACAGAGTATTTACTCTTTCCGCGGCGCTACTATTGAGAATATCCTCCAGTTTGAAAAGGATTATGACGATGTGAAAGTGGTTAAGCTGGAACAGAACTACCGCAGTACCAAATCTATCCTCAATGTGGCCAATGAAGTAATTGCACACAATAAGGGACAGATAGAAAAGAATCTGTGGACAGACAATACCGATGGCGACACCATCAAACTGGTGCGTACAATGACCGATAATGAGGAAGGTAAGTTTGTGGCAGACACCATTGCAGAGCAGAAACTGCGGAATCATTACGAAAACCGCGATTTCGTGATTCTGTACCGTACCAACGCCCAGAGTCGCTCCTTCGAGGAAAGCCTTCGTCGTAAAGCCATCCCGTACCGGATCTTCGGCGGCCTGTCGTTCTATCAGCGTAAGGAAATCAAGGACTTCGTGGCCTATCTGCGGATTGTCATGAATACGCGCGATGAAGAAAGCCTGAAACGTATCATCAATTATCCTGTGCGTGGTATCGGTAAAACTACTATCGAAAAAACGGTGGTGCTCAGCAATGAACACAATATCACCATGTGGGAAGTGCTGGAAAGAGCCCGGGAATTCGGGTTTAAAGGAGGTACGCTGGAAGCCATTGAAGCATTTGTAATCATGATCAGGAGCTTTCAGGCGCTGCTGACCACGCATAATGCCTACGATGTGGCAGTTGCTGTTGGTAAATCTACCAGCATTGTAAAGGAGCTTTTTAATGATAAAACTACGGAGGGGCTTGCCCGTTATGAGAACGTGCAGGAACTGCTGAACTCTATAAAGGAATTTACGGAAACTCCTGATGAGGAAGGAGAATTGCTGGATAAAAGCATGGGCTCCTATCTGCAGCAAATTACGCTGTTGACGGATGCTGATCAGGGAGATAAAGAAGACAGTGATGTAGTGAAGCTGATGACTATCCACGCGGCAAAAGGACTGGAGTTCCCTGTGGTATTTACCGTTGGTCTGGAAGAAACCCTCTTCCCAAGCGGTATGTCTATCAACACCCGGGAAGAGCTGGAGGAGGAACGCCGGCTGTTTTACGTAGCTATTACCAGGGCAAAGGCACGCCTGTGGCTAACTTATGCCAACAGCCGTTATCGTTTCGGAAACCTGGTTCAGAATGAGCCAAGCCGCTTCCTGGAAGAAATGCCCGAAAAGTATATCGACCGGAGCTATGCTGGCGGAGGAAGCGTGCGCAATGCCTTTGGTGGTGGAAATGCGGGGTGGAATAGTGGGAATATGTTCGACCGAATGCAGAAGAAAGCGCCTGCACAGCAGCCTTCTCAACAAACCGCCCAGAAACCTGCTCCCAAGCCGAATTTTACGGGCGCTACCAGCCATGTGCCATCTACCAACTTTGTTCCGGATGATCCGGCTGGTATGGAACCCGGCATGCAGGTAGAACACCAGAAATTTGGTTTCGGTACGATTCTTTCCCTGGAAGGTGCGCCGAATAACAGGATTGCTACGATTGCTTTCCCTAAAGGAGGTGGCGAAAAGAAGATCATGCTGAATTACGCCAAACTCATGATAGTCAAATAA
- a CDS encoding RNA polymerase sigma factor: MSSTEFNNLLLGNADFLRPYAVTLTKDSESAKDLYQETIFRALSNHDKYLAGTNIRAWLYTIMRNIFINNYRRGNRQYRLLDNAVGDYLLSHQPSTIGNFAESDLRVKDIQMAVYGLPIIFKQPFMLYFEGYKYYEIAAILNEPLGTVKSRIHFARKMLKTRITRH, from the coding sequence ATGTCATCCACCGAATTCAACAATTTATTACTTGGCAATGCCGATTTCCTGCGACCATACGCAGTTACATTAACAAAAGATTCAGAGTCTGCTAAAGATCTTTACCAGGAAACTATTTTCAGGGCTTTGTCTAACCACGACAAATACCTGGCAGGCACTAATATCCGGGCATGGTTGTATACGATCATGCGGAATATCTTTATCAATAACTACCGCCGTGGAAACCGGCAGTACCGTTTATTGGACAACGCAGTGGGCGATTACCTGCTAAGCCATCAACCCTCCACTATCGGCAACTTCGCAGAGTCCGACCTGAGAGTGAAGGATATACAGATGGCAGTCTACGGCCTGCCTATTATTTTTAAACAACCATTCATGCTGTATTTTGAGGGCTATAAGTATTACGAAATCGCAGCCATCCTGAACGAGCCATTGGGTACCGTGAAAAGTCGTATTCATTTTGCCCGTAAGATGCTGAAAACCCGTATTACCAGGCACTGA
- a CDS encoding HdeD family acid-resistance protein — protein MRNFYSGYWWIFLLRGIFALALGILAVGWPGVTFTTLIVFLGAYLFIAGLFAIIGAIAARKTSENWGVFLFSGLLGFIFGILTIYNPFATGAALIYLIAFWAMLAGLFELIVAIRLRKVITGEGWYILGGLITIIFGILLVANPVAAAVTLTWMFGCYAIITGIILIWLSLRLRARH, from the coding sequence ATGCGCAACTTTTATAGCGGCTATTGGTGGATTTTTTTGTTGAGAGGAATCTTTGCCCTGGCATTGGGTATATTAGCCGTAGGCTGGCCCGGTGTGACTTTTACTACATTGATTGTTTTCCTTGGTGCCTATCTTTTTATCGCCGGTCTTTTCGCCATCATCGGCGCTATTGCAGCCAGGAAAACAAGTGAAAACTGGGGCGTATTCCTGTTCTCCGGATTATTGGGCTTTATATTTGGCATCCTGACGATTTATAATCCTTTTGCAACGGGCGCAGCCCTGATATACCTGATAGCATTCTGGGCAATGCTGGCTGGGTTGTTTGAGCTGATCGTCGCCATCAGGCTGAGAAAGGTAATCACCGGTGAAGGCTGGTATATACTGGGCGGGCTGATTACTATTATCTTCGGTATTTTGCTGGTGGCAAATCCTGTTGCTGCTGCGGTTACACTAACCTGGATGTTCGGCTGCTACGCGATTATTACAGGTATTATACTGATCTGGCTTTCGCTGCGGTTACGTGCAAGGCATTGA